A stretch of Geomonas oryzisoli DNA encodes these proteins:
- a CDS encoding phosphoadenylyl-sulfate reductase, which produces MNAVPEVPANATAQDILRLGLEAAKGPVQLACSFSLEDVAIIELAQEAGLDIGVFALDTGRLNEETYEVADALTERYRLKIDWYFPKHEAVEQLEREKGLFSFRESLDNRHECCHIRKVEPLGRALQGLAGWVTGMRREHNVTRTDLKAIELDQLNGGILKLNPLLDWSEAQLLEFVKERRLPQNRLLKQGYRSIGCAPCTRAVQPGEDARAGRWWWENPEHKECGLHRR; this is translated from the coding sequence ATGAACGCTGTGCCTGAAGTCCCCGCCAACGCAACCGCCCAGGATATCCTTCGCCTCGGTCTTGAAGCAGCCAAAGGTCCGGTGCAACTGGCCTGCTCCTTCTCGCTTGAGGATGTCGCCATCATCGAACTGGCCCAGGAGGCCGGCCTTGACATCGGCGTGTTCGCGCTCGATACCGGCAGGCTGAACGAGGAAACCTACGAAGTCGCCGACGCCCTCACCGAACGCTACCGCCTCAAAATCGACTGGTATTTCCCGAAACACGAGGCGGTGGAGCAGCTGGAGCGTGAGAAGGGACTGTTCTCGTTCCGGGAATCGCTGGACAATCGCCACGAGTGCTGCCACATCCGCAAGGTCGAACCGCTGGGGCGTGCGCTGCAAGGTCTGGCCGGCTGGGTCACGGGCATGCGCCGCGAGCACAACGTCACCCGGACCGACTTGAAGGCGATCGAGCTGGACCAGTTGAACGGCGGCATCTTGAAGCTCAACCCGCTCCTCGACTGGAGCGAGGCGCAACTCCTGGAGTTCGTCAAGGAGCGCCGTCTGCCCCAGAACCGCCTCTTGAAGCAGGGGTACCGCTCCATCGGCTGCGCCCCTTGTACCAGGGCGGTCCAGCCGGGCGAGGACGCCCGCGCCGGACGGTGGTGGTGGGAGAACCCTGAGCACAAGGAGTGCGGTCTGCACCGCAGGTAA
- a CDS encoding MATE family efflux transporter codes for MATNHVPRLLKLAGPMILSTSAITLMQIVDAIVLSRHSSAAVAAIGPAGLAVILFQGFLFGTAGYAGTFVAHNHGRGDAAGVRKSAWLGIHTSLASGVLALAVAWPIGQLFRLAGHTPDVAADEISYFTICMAGSLFPVLGSALAGWLSGIGRPAIVTAVTFFSFAVNALLAWGLVLGVWGFPRLGITGAALATVSAQGVAALLYVAIFVVGRGCSDPGARRLDGGELSRFLKLAMPMGLRISGELLAWTLFLVVLGRLGTVELAASSIAFRINGMAFFPALGLGQAAGILVGHARGAGEDDEVPAIASQSLLVCEVWMLVMAVLFATCSAPLISVFAGHGPESARIVETGSLIMKFVAFYCLFDAANVMTGCVLSSAGDTGWVARTFVCSSAGFLLLLWLIDSFMPGLVAEWTLGTCFVLFTAVVWSLRFRSGAWRGIRVLHDSH; via the coding sequence TTGGCAACGAATCACGTACCGCGCCTGTTGAAACTGGCAGGCCCCATGATACTCTCCACCTCTGCCATCACGCTGATGCAGATCGTCGACGCCATCGTCCTGTCCCGGCACTCCAGCGCTGCGGTCGCGGCCATCGGTCCGGCCGGCCTGGCCGTGATCCTGTTTCAGGGCTTTCTCTTCGGCACCGCGGGGTATGCCGGCACCTTCGTTGCCCACAACCACGGCAGGGGCGACGCCGCCGGCGTGCGCAAATCGGCCTGGCTCGGTATCCATACCTCGCTTGCTTCCGGCGTCCTCGCGCTGGCCGTCGCCTGGCCCATCGGCCAGCTCTTCCGGCTGGCGGGCCACACTCCTGACGTTGCCGCCGACGAGATCAGCTACTTCACCATCTGCATGGCCGGTTCGCTCTTTCCCGTGCTGGGCTCCGCGTTGGCCGGCTGGCTCTCCGGCATCGGGCGCCCGGCCATCGTCACCGCGGTGACTTTCTTTTCCTTCGCCGTCAACGCGCTGCTCGCCTGGGGGCTGGTGCTGGGTGTCTGGGGCTTCCCGCGTTTGGGGATCACCGGCGCCGCGTTGGCAACGGTATCCGCCCAGGGCGTCGCCGCGCTTTTGTACGTCGCCATCTTCGTCGTCGGCAGGGGGTGCTCCGACCCCGGCGCCAGGCGCCTTGACGGCGGTGAGCTCTCCCGCTTCCTGAAACTCGCCATGCCCATGGGGTTGCGCATCAGCGGCGAGCTCCTCGCCTGGACCCTCTTTCTGGTGGTGCTCGGGCGGCTGGGGACCGTGGAACTGGCCGCCTCCAGCATCGCCTTCCGGATCAACGGGATGGCCTTCTTCCCGGCGCTGGGCCTCGGCCAGGCGGCGGGCATCCTGGTGGGACACGCACGCGGGGCAGGGGAGGACGACGAGGTCCCGGCCATCGCGTCGCAGTCGCTGCTGGTGTGCGAGGTCTGGATGCTGGTCATGGCGGTGCTCTTCGCCACCTGCTCGGCCCCGCTCATCTCCGTCTTCGCCGGTCACGGGCCGGAGAGCGCCCGCATCGTAGAGACCGGCTCTCTCATCATGAAGTTCGTCGCCTTTTACTGCCTCTTCGATGCCGCCAATGTCATGACCGGCTGTGTGCTCTCCTCCGCCGGTGACACCGGTTGGGTCGCCCGCACCTTCGTCTGTTCCTCCGCCGGTTTCCTGCTGCTTTTGTGGCTGATCGACAGCTTCATGCCCGGCCTGGTCGCCGAGTGGACCCTCGGCACCTGTTTCGTCCTCTTTACCGCCGTTGTCTGGTCATTGCGCTTTCGCTCCGGCGCCTGGAGAGGAATCCGGGTGCTGCACGATTCACACTGA
- the cysN gene encoding sulfate adenylyltransferase subunit CysN, whose amino-acid sequence MAHQSELIEKDILAYLKSQEEKSLLRFITCGSVDDGKSTLIGRLLWDSKMVFEDQLAALEADSKKVGTQGGAIDYALLLDGLQAEREQGITIDVAYRFFSTDRRKFIVADTPGHEQYTRNMVTGASTAKVAVILVDARKGLLTQTRRHSFLVSLVGIKHIVLAINKMDLIGYDEEKFRAIEADYREFAAPLGFTSITALPISALNGDNIIEKSGETSWYQGPTLMHFLETVQVEDDRDEQPFRLPVQWVNRPNLDFRGFCGTVASGTIRPGDEVRVASSGQTSKVARIVTFNGDLDEAVAGQAVTLTLEDEIDISRGDMLTRPEAPPLYTRHPEAHLVWMHDEPLQPGQLYLVKTATGVTPGRVTAVQYAVDVNTLEQKQVATLGLNEIGLARIELDRPVSFDPYGANRDTGSFILIDRFTNATVAAGMVLNAPDESQRAHLSAGESNPWAPRHITLDAVAATNLNVVDLTEEKGLFILDLAQSIHDYLNKGNRILIRLRDLSQLEPVAQLAYEHELAFEFDRNGDGVSILLFKRGSTPVKGYGDDGTGI is encoded by the coding sequence ATGGCACATCAATCAGAACTGATCGAGAAAGATATCCTTGCCTACCTGAAGAGCCAGGAAGAGAAGTCGCTGCTCCGTTTCATCACCTGCGGCAGCGTGGACGACGGCAAGAGCACCCTCATCGGGCGGCTGTTGTGGGATTCCAAGATGGTCTTCGAGGACCAACTGGCGGCGCTCGAAGCGGACAGCAAGAAGGTGGGGACGCAAGGCGGCGCCATCGACTACGCGCTGCTTCTGGACGGTTTGCAGGCGGAGCGGGAGCAGGGGATCACCATCGACGTGGCCTACCGCTTTTTCTCCACCGACCGCCGCAAGTTCATCGTCGCCGACACCCCGGGGCACGAGCAGTACACCCGCAACATGGTGACCGGCGCCTCGACCGCCAAGGTCGCCGTCATCCTGGTCGATGCGCGCAAGGGGCTTCTGACCCAGACCCGCCGCCACAGTTTTCTGGTCTCCCTGGTGGGGATCAAGCACATCGTCCTGGCCATCAACAAGATGGACCTGATCGGCTACGACGAGGAGAAGTTCCGCGCAATCGAGGCGGACTACCGCGAGTTCGCAGCACCTTTGGGCTTCACCAGCATCACGGCGCTCCCCATCTCCGCATTGAACGGCGACAACATCATCGAGAAGAGCGGTGAGACCTCGTGGTACCAGGGTCCGACCCTGATGCACTTCCTGGAGACGGTCCAGGTCGAGGATGACCGCGACGAGCAGCCGTTCCGCCTCCCGGTGCAGTGGGTGAACCGTCCCAACCTCGACTTCCGCGGCTTCTGCGGCACCGTCGCTTCCGGCACCATCCGTCCCGGCGACGAGGTCAGGGTGGCTTCCTCCGGGCAGACCAGCAAGGTTGCCCGTATCGTCACCTTCAACGGCGACCTCGACGAGGCGGTGGCGGGGCAGGCGGTTACGCTCACCCTGGAGGACGAGATCGACATCAGCCGCGGCGACATGCTGACCCGTCCCGAGGCGCCGCCGCTCTACACCAGGCATCCCGAGGCGCACCTGGTCTGGATGCACGACGAGCCGCTGCAGCCCGGGCAGCTCTACCTGGTGAAGACCGCCACCGGCGTGACACCGGGCCGGGTGACCGCCGTGCAGTACGCGGTGGACGTGAACACCCTGGAGCAGAAGCAGGTCGCCACCCTTGGTCTGAACGAGATCGGCCTGGCACGCATCGAGCTGGACCGTCCCGTTTCCTTCGACCCGTACGGCGCCAACCGCGACACCGGCAGTTTCATCCTCATTGATCGTTTCACCAACGCGACCGTGGCGGCAGGCATGGTGTTGAACGCTCCCGACGAGTCGCAGCGGGCGCATCTCTCGGCAGGCGAGAGCAACCCCTGGGCTCCCCGGCACATCACCCTCGACGCTGTGGCTGCGACCAACCTGAACGTGGTCGATCTCACCGAGGAGAAGGGGCTATTCATCCTCGATCTGGCGCAGAGCATCCACGACTACCTGAACAAGGGGAACCGCATCCTGATCCGGTTGCGCGACCTGTCCCAGCTGGAACCGGTGGCGCAGCTGGCCTACGAGCATGAGCTTGCTTTCGAATTTGACCGAAACGGCGACGGCGTCAGCATCCTGCTCTTCAAGCGCGGCAGTACCCCGGTAAAGGGGTACGGTGACGACGGCACCGGTATCTAG
- a CDS encoding cysteine desulfurase family protein, whose protein sequence is MNPIYLDYNATTPVDLAVVDELLPFLTTHFGNPSSNHPYGRTGKEAVELARGRVAAALGCTPGEVIFTSGGTESDNQALIGTAFANRERGNHIITSAVEHPAVLRPLRWLEEQGFAVTYLPVDGAGMVDPDAVRSAITPQTSLVSIMHANNEVGSIQPLAEISAITRQFGVLLHSDAAQSVGKIPTLVDQLGVDLLTVAGHKLYAPKGVGALYIRKGVRVAPYLHGAGHEGGLRAGTENVPYMAALGKAMELAAGRITAGEPNEVRELRDRLHAKLQELAGGVVLNGPEKERLPNTLNVSFEGVVGADLLARLPDIAASTGSACHDGKGELSGVLKAMGLSRAQGFGAVRLSLGRLTTGAEIDRAAALIAAKVKEIRAS, encoded by the coding sequence ATGAACCCCATCTATCTCGACTACAACGCCACCACTCCGGTCGACCTGGCCGTGGTGGACGAGCTCCTTCCTTTTCTCACCACGCACTTCGGCAACCCTTCCAGCAACCACCCTTACGGCAGGACCGGCAAAGAGGCCGTGGAACTGGCGCGGGGGAGGGTGGCGGCGGCCCTTGGCTGCACCCCGGGTGAGGTGATCTTTACCAGCGGCGGTACCGAGTCCGACAACCAGGCCCTGATCGGGACCGCCTTCGCCAACCGGGAGCGCGGCAACCACATCATCACCTCTGCGGTGGAGCACCCTGCGGTGCTCAGGCCGCTGCGCTGGCTGGAGGAGCAGGGCTTCGCCGTGACCTACCTGCCTGTCGACGGCGCGGGGATGGTCGACCCCGACGCGGTCCGCAGTGCCATCACCCCTCAAACCTCGCTGGTGAGCATCATGCACGCCAACAACGAGGTGGGATCGATCCAGCCTTTGGCCGAGATCAGCGCCATCACCAGGCAGTTCGGCGTCCTGCTGCACAGCGACGCGGCGCAGTCGGTGGGAAAAATCCCTACCCTGGTGGACCAGTTGGGAGTCGACCTCCTCACCGTCGCCGGGCACAAGCTCTATGCACCCAAGGGTGTGGGCGCTTTGTACATCCGCAAAGGGGTGCGCGTGGCGCCGTACCTGCACGGGGCGGGGCATGAGGGTGGCTTGCGGGCGGGGACCGAAAACGTCCCCTACATGGCGGCGCTGGGGAAAGCGATGGAACTTGCGGCCGGACGCATCACAGCGGGTGAGCCGAACGAGGTGCGGGAGCTGCGGGACCGCCTCCATGCGAAACTCCAGGAGCTGGCCGGCGGGGTGGTGCTGAACGGGCCGGAAAAGGAGCGCCTGCCCAACACGTTGAACGTAAGCTTTGAAGGGGTGGTGGGGGCGGACCTGCTCGCGCGTCTTCCTGATATCGCGGCCTCCACCGGTTCAGCCTGTCACGACGGCAAGGGGGAACTCTCAGGTGTGCTGAAAGCGATGGGGCTGTCCCGGGCACAGGGGTTCGGCGCCGTGCGCCTGAGCCTCGGCCGTCTGACCACCGGCGCGGAAATCGACCGGGCGGCCGCACTCATCGCCGCCAAGGTCAAAGAGATCCGCGCCTCGTGA
- the cysD gene encoding sulfate adenylyltransferase subunit CysD: MKTNLTHLQQLEAESIHIIREVVAEFDNPVMLYSIGKDSAVMLHLARKAFYPAPPPFPLLHVDTTWKFRDMIEFRGRMAKESGMELLVHVNEEGVKKGVSPFTHGSALYTDVMKTEGLKQALDKYKFDAAFGGARRDEEKSRAKERIFSFRSANHRWDPKNQRPELWSLYNTRIKPGESIRVFPLSNWTELDIWQYIHLEEIPIVPLYFSAVRPVVERDGMLIMVDDDRLELKPGEQVEYKSVRFRTLGCYPLTGAVESEADTLPEIIQEMLLTRTSERQGRLIDHDQAGSMEKKKQEGYF; encoded by the coding sequence ATGAAGACAAATTTGACCCATCTGCAGCAGCTCGAAGCCGAAAGCATCCACATCATCCGCGAGGTGGTGGCCGAGTTTGACAACCCGGTGATGCTCTATTCCATCGGCAAGGACTCCGCCGTCATGCTGCACCTGGCCCGCAAGGCCTTCTACCCGGCCCCGCCGCCGTTTCCGCTTCTGCATGTGGACACCACCTGGAAGTTTCGCGACATGATCGAGTTCCGCGGCCGCATGGCCAAGGAGTCCGGCATGGAGCTTTTGGTGCACGTGAACGAGGAAGGGGTGAAGAAGGGGGTCTCTCCCTTTACCCATGGCTCCGCGCTCTACACCGACGTCATGAAGACCGAGGGGCTCAAGCAGGCGCTGGACAAGTACAAGTTCGACGCGGCCTTCGGCGGCGCGCGCCGCGACGAGGAGAAGTCCCGCGCCAAGGAGCGCATCTTCTCCTTCCGTAGCGCGAACCACCGCTGGGACCCGAAGAACCAGCGCCCCGAGCTCTGGAGCCTGTACAACACCCGCATCAAGCCGGGCGAGAGCATCCGCGTTTTCCCGCTCTCCAACTGGACCGAGTTGGACATCTGGCAGTACATCCACCTGGAAGAGATCCCCATCGTGCCCCTGTACTTCTCCGCGGTGCGCCCCGTGGTCGAGCGCGACGGCATGCTGATCATGGTCGACGACGACCGGCTGGAGCTGAAGCCGGGCGAGCAGGTGGAGTACAAGTCGGTCCGCTTCCGCACCCTGGGCTGCTATCCGCTGACCGGCGCGGTCGAGTCCGAGGCCGACACGCTCCCCGAGATCATCCAGGAAATGCTGCTCACCCGCACCTCCGAGCGCCAGGGGCGCCTGATCGACCACGACCAGGCCGGTTCGATGGAGAAAAAGAAACAGGAAGGGTACTTCTAA
- a CDS encoding GNAT family N-acetyltransferase, translating to MIITRADTTDAAEILALQKTAYLSEAVIYQDYAIPPLTQTLAELKDSFSRNTILKAVQDGRIVGSVNGRMSKGRCLIGRLMVHPERQGRGTGAALMRAIEAAFPEACCYRLFTGARSENNIRLYQKLGYRIFETKEVPGSFAIVFMEKPAPRRP from the coding sequence GTGATCATCACCCGCGCTGACACAACCGATGCCGCCGAGATCCTGGCGCTGCAAAAGACCGCCTACCTGAGCGAGGCGGTCATCTACCAGGACTACGCCATCCCGCCGCTCACCCAGACCCTGGCGGAACTGAAGGACAGCTTTTCCCGCAACACGATCCTCAAGGCGGTCCAGGACGGCAGGATCGTGGGATCGGTCAACGGCAGGATGAGCAAGGGCCGCTGTCTCATCGGTCGCCTTATGGTGCACCCGGAAAGGCAGGGGAGGGGGACTGGGGCGGCCCTGATGCGTGCCATCGAGGCCGCCTTTCCCGAAGCCTGCTGTTACCGGCTCTTCACCGGCGCGAGAAGCGAGAACAACATCCGCCTGTACCAAAAACTGGGCTACCGGATCTTCGAGACAAAAGAGGTCCCCGGCAGCTTCGCCATCGTCTTCATGGAAAAACCGGCACCGCGCCGGCCCTAG
- a CDS encoding DinB family protein — protein MRDIPDLLDSLRRTPNILSQLVDTIPQQKLDLRRGEGFWTIAEHVSHLAEVQPMLLQRIERFLKEEHPEFIPYLPGQGEEEPETPARLEMASALEQFTTCRLRQLELLKGLDQGTWRRTGTHPEYEAYSLYILVRHILMHDHWHMYRIEELWLTRDAYLTRL, from the coding sequence ATGCGCGACATCCCCGATCTTTTGGATTCACTGAGAAGGACACCCAATATTTTGTCCCAGTTGGTCGATACCATCCCGCAGCAGAAACTGGATCTGAGACGTGGTGAAGGTTTCTGGACCATAGCCGAGCATGTCAGCCACCTGGCCGAGGTGCAGCCCATGCTGCTGCAGAGGATCGAGCGTTTTCTGAAGGAGGAACATCCGGAATTCATCCCGTACCTCCCCGGCCAAGGAGAAGAGGAACCGGAGACCCCGGCGCGGTTGGAAATGGCGTCGGCTCTGGAGCAGTTCACGACCTGCCGGCTGCGGCAATTGGAGCTGTTGAAGGGACTGGACCAGGGAACCTGGCGCAGGACGGGCACCCACCCCGAATACGAGGCATATTCGCTGTACATCCTGGTCAGACACATACTCATGCACGATCACTGGCACATGTACCGGATCGAAGAGCTGTGGCTGACCAGGGACGCCTACCTCACCCGGCTTTAG
- a CDS encoding rhodanese-like domain-containing protein, with product MSVRRISCSLSALSVVALLTVQGALAGDTVPAKAKAKAKDVKSCSVCHKPAEGQLRAFFDSVAMKSQTIQLRFDDGAEVLVFDKDTLNIVNAAVPGNLEKSLRAIKKGHEVRVAYQEASNGIKKISEISIKPAMKVPAEKQLKVEQLERLISGKKKYTLVDARPAPKYQEGSIPTAINIPFPAFQKNLDKLPKDKGELLVYFCAGVTUALSPSSAREAEKLGYTNVKIFHDGVPEWNNRNFTVLTAKSLKEAWLDKGLSFVLLDVRPEAQAGQGFIPGAANVPEQELDQAVATFPKQELKPPVVIYDAKGDGSAERVARKLIKAGYPGPRVLTGGFAAWQGAGFQTATGKPPAVVSYVPKPKPGTIAVSEFQSFARGIPAGVQLLDVRGADEAAKTGMIKGAVNIPADEIADRLGEVSKEKKVVLHCSTGTRAEMGYTILKEKGYQVQYLDATITPNQDGGFTIK from the coding sequence ATGTCTGTTCGAAGAATCAGCTGTTCACTGTCAGCTCTGTCAGTCGTAGCCCTGCTCACCGTGCAGGGAGCACTAGCGGGCGATACGGTACCGGCAAAGGCAAAGGCGAAGGCGAAAGACGTGAAATCCTGCTCGGTCTGTCACAAACCGGCCGAGGGACAACTGCGGGCCTTTTTCGACAGTGTCGCTATGAAATCACAGACGATACAGCTCAGGTTCGACGATGGCGCCGAGGTTCTCGTTTTCGACAAGGACACCCTCAACATCGTCAACGCGGCCGTTCCGGGGAACCTGGAGAAGTCGTTGCGGGCCATAAAGAAAGGGCACGAGGTGCGGGTGGCGTACCAGGAAGCGAGTAACGGGATCAAGAAGATCAGCGAAATCTCCATCAAGCCCGCTATGAAGGTCCCGGCCGAAAAGCAGCTCAAGGTCGAGCAGCTGGAAAGGCTCATCTCGGGTAAGAAGAAGTACACCCTGGTGGACGCGCGGCCGGCTCCCAAGTACCAGGAGGGTTCCATCCCGACGGCAATCAACATCCCCTTCCCCGCCTTCCAAAAGAACCTGGACAAGCTCCCCAAGGACAAGGGTGAACTGCTGGTCTACTTCTGTGCCGGCGTCACCTGAGCTCTCAGCCCCTCTTCCGCCCGTGAGGCGGAGAAACTCGGCTACACCAATGTAAAGATATTCCACGACGGCGTCCCCGAATGGAACAACCGCAACTTCACCGTGTTGACGGCCAAGTCCCTGAAGGAGGCATGGCTCGACAAGGGACTCTCCTTCGTGCTTCTGGACGTGCGCCCCGAGGCGCAGGCGGGCCAGGGGTTCATCCCAGGCGCGGCCAACGTGCCGGAACAGGAACTGGACCAGGCCGTGGCGACATTCCCGAAACAGGAACTGAAGCCTCCGGTGGTTATTTATGACGCCAAGGGCGACGGCAGCGCCGAACGGGTGGCCCGCAAACTCATCAAGGCCGGGTACCCGGGACCGCGCGTGTTGACCGGCGGCTTTGCCGCCTGGCAGGGAGCAGGCTTCCAGACCGCCACAGGGAAACCGCCGGCCGTGGTCAGCTACGTTCCCAAGCCAAAACCCGGCACCATAGCAGTCAGCGAGTTCCAGTCCTTCGCCCGAGGCATCCCGGCCGGCGTACAACTGCTGGACGTGCGCGGAGCCGACGAAGCGGCCAAAACAGGGATGATCAAGGGTGCGGTCAACATCCCTGCCGACGAGATCGCAGACCGGCTGGGAGAGGTATCGAAGGAGAAGAAGGTCGTCTTGCACTGCTCCACCGGCACACGCGCCGAGATGGGATACACGATCCTCAAGGAGAAGGGGTACCAGGTCCAGTACCTCGACGCTACCATCACGCCAAACCAGGACGGAGGCTTCACCATCAAGTAA
- a CDS encoding MlaA family lipoprotein encodes MAAAAAAWRLLAPLLFLLLLSACSTMPTVTGPVEPPLRRYEDLVKPGQPNMLDVKDSVEGFNRGSYRFNYYFDEYLYRPVVRGYEFIMPNYLEDRVSDAIDNLGEITNLTNNLMQFNLKGAGITVSRFVINSTIGVGGLWDQAKKMGLKRQTEDFGLTLGHYGTGSGSYLMLPVLGASNVRDTTGLIADLATSNYLGPVAWINDSTFTFAYSGIYAIDRRHRTPFRYRQTGSPFEYELIRTLYTMKRDFDIEQTKEQK; translated from the coding sequence ATGGCCGCAGCAGCCGCAGCATGGCGGCTCCTGGCCCCGCTGTTATTCCTGTTGCTGCTTTCGGCATGCTCCACCATGCCCACGGTGACCGGTCCCGTGGAACCGCCGCTTAGGCGCTACGAGGACCTGGTCAAGCCCGGGCAGCCCAACATGCTGGACGTGAAGGACTCGGTCGAGGGGTTCAACCGCGGCAGCTACCGGTTCAACTACTACTTCGACGAGTACCTGTACCGTCCCGTGGTGCGCGGCTACGAGTTCATCATGCCCAACTACCTCGAGGACCGGGTTTCCGACGCCATCGACAACCTGGGTGAAATTACCAACTTGACTAATAATCTCATGCAGTTCAATCTGAAGGGCGCCGGCATCACCGTGAGCCGCTTCGTGATCAACTCCACCATCGGTGTCGGCGGTTTGTGGGATCAGGCGAAGAAGATGGGGCTCAAACGCCAGACCGAAGATTTCGGGCTCACCCTCGGACATTACGGAACCGGGAGCGGGAGTTACCTGATGCTCCCCGTGCTGGGCGCCTCCAACGTCCGGGATACCACGGGGCTGATCGCGGACCTGGCCACGTCCAACTATCTCGGCCCGGTCGCCTGGATCAACGACAGCACGTTCACCTTTGCCTATTCCGGGATCTACGCCATCGACCGCAGGCATCGCACCCCCTTCAGGTACCGCCAGACCGGCTCGCCCTTCGAGTACGAACTGATCCGGACCCTGTACACGATGAAGCGCGATTTCGACATCGAGCAAACCAAAGAGCAGAAGTAG
- a CDS encoding cytochrome C yields the protein MKAVAIVVLSLVVSGTVWGFEADSQCVVCHSDRNLLKSLGAEAMFLDPAQVDREVNMPGVTCIDCHLGDESVKDKEAAHKDMLRPFVVGVGPKIKGEALSRQAAGAVKPLVPRSSDMEALTPEGDPNKLATLGVKAVTGIHWQDRDPKTFAFSPDIARKTCGKCHAQEVKDYAGSEMGLLKHQRSFRTWSERLPGPQNCGMWFGQNYDNLKGQTAVPYSLAQNDASNRSCNMCHPGCNDCHYKPHAGSGSHSFGLPDTTSCYGGGRGTICHAGPMDRRRGAGYFRGDYSFPPNLPQEAHFKAGITCIDCHKPQQHQFGHLGSPRARAACANCHAEIVKAVQSSAHATVDCAACHVTVVGAYQYTFWGPGVTFGVETPYGKHKEYYGTRDLPTIVKNADGRWIGVKPYPMAVMNQTAELAPTGLLFREIPKRRIPGNTSIGEPAFFEAVRGARDVNDAYIGVGTRSDLPSGNKAILWVQMDKMSHALGKPRSCATCHDSPTQVGRSEWSYFEKSDVKKPFKGSYKVLADKDGLRFIEQVWDKPDPAGNRKAEDFAPFTLLPAGAWDVKGIDFSLPYDKKKTDAARRELDLFLAQLANRKDAEGARLRAVAYHNLELAKSMLQQR from the coding sequence ATGAAAGCCGTAGCGATCGTTGTACTCTCTCTGGTTGTCTCGGGTACGGTTTGGGGCTTCGAGGCGGATTCTCAGTGCGTCGTGTGTCACAGCGACAGGAACCTGTTGAAGTCGCTGGGTGCTGAGGCGATGTTCCTCGACCCGGCGCAGGTGGACCGTGAAGTGAACATGCCCGGGGTCACCTGCATCGACTGCCACCTGGGCGACGAAAGCGTAAAGGACAAGGAGGCCGCGCACAAGGACATGCTGCGCCCCTTCGTGGTCGGCGTGGGACCAAAAATCAAGGGGGAGGCCCTGTCCCGGCAGGCGGCAGGGGCGGTAAAGCCACTGGTTCCACGTTCCTCCGACATGGAAGCCCTCACGCCGGAAGGCGACCCGAACAAGCTTGCCACCCTGGGAGTGAAGGCGGTGACCGGCATCCACTGGCAGGACCGCGATCCGAAGACCTTCGCTTTTTCCCCCGACATCGCCCGCAAGACCTGCGGCAAGTGCCATGCCCAGGAGGTAAAGGATTACGCGGGCTCGGAGATGGGGCTGCTGAAGCACCAGAGGTCGTTCCGCACGTGGTCGGAGCGGCTCCCCGGGCCCCAGAACTGCGGCATGTGGTTCGGGCAGAACTATGACAACCTGAAGGGACAGACCGCCGTCCCCTACTCCCTGGCCCAGAACGATGCCTCGAACCGCTCCTGCAACATGTGCCATCCGGGCTGCAACGATTGTCACTACAAACCGCACGCAGGAAGCGGCAGCCACAGCTTCGGCCTTCCGGACACGACCAGTTGCTACGGCGGCGGTCGCGGCACCATCTGCCACGCTGGACCGATGGATCGCAGACGTGGTGCCGGGTACTTCCGCGGCGACTATTCCTTCCCTCCCAACCTGCCCCAGGAGGCGCACTTCAAGGCGGGGATCACCTGCATCGACTGCCACAAGCCTCAACAGCACCAGTTCGGCCACCTCGGTTCACCCCGGGCTCGTGCCGCCTGCGCCAACTGCCACGCCGAGATCGTGAAGGCGGTGCAGAGCTCGGCGCACGCCACGGTAGACTGCGCGGCCTGCCACGTCACCGTGGTCGGCGCCTACCAGTACACCTTCTGGGGGCCGGGCGTCACCTTCGGCGTCGAGACCCCGTACGGCAAGCACAAGGAATACTACGGCACCCGCGATCTCCCAACCATCGTGAAGAACGCCGACGGGCGCTGGATCGGCGTGAAACCCTACCCCATGGCGGTGATGAACCAGACCGCCGAACTCGCCCCGACCGGGCTTTTGTTCCGCGAGATACCCAAGCGGCGCATACCGGGTAACACGTCCATCGGAGAGCCGGCGTTTTTCGAGGCGGTGCGCGGCGCGCGCGACGTCAACGACGCCTACATCGGCGTCGGTACGCGCAGCGACCTTCCCTCCGGCAACAAGGCGATTCTCTGGGTGCAGATGGACAAGATGAGCCATGCCCTCGGCAAGCCGCGCAGTTGCGCGACCTGCCACGACTCCCCGACCCAGGTGGGCAGATCGGAGTGGAGCTATTTCGAGAAGTCCGATGTGAAAAAGCCCTTCAAGGGGAGTTACAAGGTCCTTGCTGACAAGGACGGGTTGAGGTTTATCGAGCAGGTCTGGGACAAGCCGGATCCCGCCGGCAACCGCAAAGCGGAGGACTTCGCCCCCTTTACCCTGCTGCCGGCCGGTGCCTGGGACGTGAAGGGGATCGACTTCTCGCTTCCCTACGACAAGAAGAAGACGGACGCGGCACGCAGGGAGCTCGATCTGTTCCTGGCGCAGCTTGCGAACCGCAAGGACGCGGAAGGGGCCCGGCTGAGGGCGGTGGCCTATCACAACCTCGAACTCGCCAAGTCAATGCTGCAGCAACGCTGA